From Balneola sp. MJW-20:
AGAGGCTGTGGTAAATGGTTTTATGGAAACGGTAATTGAAGCCATGAAGAGAGGTGACACCATCGAGCTGAGAGGATTTGGTAGTTTTAAAGTAGTAAAGCGGGCGCAAAGGGTTGCCCGAAACCCTAAGACCAATGAGGAAGTGATCGTGCCTGAGCAGTTTGCACCGGTCTTGAAAATATCCAAGGATTTCAAAGAGTCAGTGAATGAGTCACTGATGATTGAAAAATGATTTAGAAAACCCTGAGATTATTTTTATTTTTGGGACCATTAATCAAAAGAATAAAATTTTTAGGTGATTACGTATGCCAAGCGGTAAAAAGAGAAAGCGCTCAAAAATTGCCAAGCATAAGCGGAAAAAGCGTCTGAGAAAGAACAGACACAAGAAGAAGAAATAATTTCAAAGGCTCCACACGGAGCCTTTTTTTATTTTAGACTATAAAATAGCTGTATCAGGCAGCGATGACCTGTTGCAGGACTTCATCCGACAGGAAGATCACTTTATTGGCTTTAAGCAAAAGATCCTGCAGTTTTTTACTGACCAGCGTTGTTACATCATTCAGGCTTTCCGGCTCATCCAGTTCATACTGGAAATAGGAGATCAGGTTGATCGCGGATAGATACCGCCCGTTCTTGTCTCCGTCGATCTCTACGTGCCAGCGAGTGATAATATCATCTTCAGCCATGAGTTCATTGACTCTCTGGTTGATGGATTCCATCCAGCGACTCGCTTTTTCGATCCGGTAATTGCCTGTTTCACCCGGTATTTCAGGCTGGCAGTGGTCAATATCAAAAAGCCAGGACATCTCAATATCGATCGTAGGCTTCAGATTTGCTTCATTGAGTGACTCAACTTTAAGGAAAGGATGAGAATCCATTCCCTCCAGCTGCTTTGCCATCGATGCTTCCCGAAAGCTATCCCAGTCAAAATTTATCGATAATGCATCAAGATAATCCGATACATTATGTAGATCTATAACTAATTCTAAACCAATCGCATGAATCTTATTATCTTCCCACGTACGAAATTTTTTTGACTTGATACCCCGTTTATCTAACTGATTGTCAATCGTATTTACGAAAGAATTGAATATTGGATAATGCATACCTCTCTGTTTATTATTCCCATCCATGAATTTCTATGAAATAATATATTTAAAGCGGCATCTCAAAAACAAATTAAGCTGCTCTTATTTTCTGAATGCGATCACTCCCTACAAGAATTTACTTGAAATCTTCTTTGAAGGTGAGGGGGAGTCGCATAGGCTGATCTTTAGCTCTTCGCCTTCAAATACAGCTTTATTCATGGATACTTATCGGCCGGGGAAGAAATCCAATGCCCTGACATTCTTTGATGAACTAAAGGGAAAAAAAGTTACTGACGTCAGGATACCGGAGTCTGACCGTTGGGTATATATTGATTTTGAAGAGGATATGACTCTTTATTTCAGGCTTTTCAGCAACCGGTCTAATGTATTTCTCACACAGAACTCAAAGATTGTGGAAGTCTTTAAAGAGTATGATGAGCCCGGATCAGAAGCTCCCGATCCTCAGGTACTGGATCTTTTTTCTGCAGATCCCGGATCAAAAAGTACAAAGAATAAGATCCTTACCCTTGATCCCATGTTTCCCAGACAAAATATTCAGGACCTAATTGAAGTACATGAGCTGGATAGTCTGAATAATGCGGAGCTTGTTGGTTTTGTAAAGGGATGTGATGAAGAAATGCGAAATAACCCCTCTTACAGATTACTGGCCAATGGAAATACCACCTTGTTTGGGCAACAACGCCTTCCATCAGAAACGGTCAAGAATTTTGATTCTGTAAATGACCTTATATCATGGAGATATAAGAACTATTCAAATGCTCAGCGACTAAGGCAAAAGAGAAGCCGTATCGAGTCGGCTCTGGACCGCAAAATAAAGAGACTGAAGTCAAGCCTGGGCAATTTGCAGAATGCGGAAAAAGGACTGGATCGAGCCCAGCAATATGAACAGTGGGGACATATGCTGATGGCAAATGCTCATATAAGTACGAAGGGAGAGGATCATATCGAGGTAACCGACCTGTATTCGGGCAGTGATAAGGTGAAGATCCCTATTCAAGCAGATCTCGACCTGGCTGCTAATGCACAGCGATATTATTCAAAGTCGAAGAATACCCGCCAGTCGTACGAGGAAGCAAAAAAGCGGATCCCTAAACTCGAAAAAGAAAAAGAGACGTATCTCGAACTGGCCAGGGAGCTTGAATCTCAACAGAATATCTGGGAGCTGAATGACTGGATCAAAGAGCATGAAACGGATCTGGAAGAGATCCTTCAGACAGGAAATTCATCCGTAAAAGATGAAGGATCAGCTTTCTATCAGCTGAGTATCAATGGCTATCAATGCTGGATAGGAAAGAATGCCAGGAGCAATGACAAACTACTGCAGGCCGGTCATAAGGAAGATATCTGGATGCATGCCCGCGGAGTTCCGGGATCTCACCTTCTCATCCGCATGGAAAATGATAAAGGAATGCCCCAAAAGAAGGTGCTGCTGGAAGCGGCATCATATGCGGCTTATCAATCGAAGGCAAGGGGATCAAAACTGGCTCCGGTGATCATCACAAAAAAGAAGTATGTCAGAAAACCAAAAGGAGCTCCGCCAGGGGCGGTATTGATCGATAAAGAAGAAGTGGAAATGGTTAGTCCAAAAAAACCTGAGTATGAATGAACGCCGGTTAAACAGATTCAAAGGGGGCATATTTCTGACCGGATTTATGGCTTCGGGAAAATCCACCTATGGAAAAGCACTTGCTGAACTGCTGGATTGGCCCTTTACGGATCTGGACCAGTACATAGAAAAAGAAGAAGGTCGCAGCATAAACGAGATCTTTAAGCAGGAAGGTGAAGAATATTTCAGGACTCTGGAAAGAAAGGCAGTCTTATCTCTGACTCCGGATCTGAAAAATCAGGTTGTCGCACTTGGAGGAGGTGCGCTTCACAATCAGCATATGGTCGATCATTTAAAATTCAATGGATTACTGATCTGTTTTGAGACACCAATGGTAGAGATCACGAAACGGGTTTTTGACAGTTCGGAACGACCGATCCTTTACCGGGATAATGGAGAAAAGAAAACCAAAGAAATGCTTATGGATGAACTTAAAACCTTATATTCCGGACGTAAGAAATGGTATGATCAATCACAGATCACCATCAATACGGCTAATTATAAAAACAACGAGGATCTGATCCGGGATCTGATCAAGAAAATTCAATTGCATGTCTGACCCGATCACTGTCTCCACCGGTACCCGAAAAGAGTATCCGATCTATATCGGTTCAAACCTGGGGCAGTCTCTTTATCATTTTATTCAAAGATTTCATCCTTCAAAAGCATTTGCTGTGATTGATGAAAATGTGCTAGATCTCCATGAAGCCAAGATCATGGATGAGCTGGGTAGTTATTTTGAAGAATTACTGATCTATTCTGTCCCTGCCGGAGAAGCTTCAAAAAACTTTGATCAATATCAGAAACTCACTGATTTTATCCTGAACAATCATGCTGAAAGAAGTATTCCGCTTTTTGCAATTGGAGGAGGTGTGACCGGTGATCTGGCAGGTTTTGCTGCATCAACTGCTTTGAGAGGTATTCCGCTCATTCATATTCCCACAACGCTGCTTGCTATGGTCGATTCTTCTATTGGTGGTAAAACCGGGATCAATCATGCTGCAGGTAAAAACCTGATCGGTTCATTCTATCAGCCTGAAGCAGTATTCTCAGATTTATCCTATCTCGAAACGCTGGAAAACCGTGAGTGGGTAAACGGTATGAGTGAGATCATAAAGTATGGATTCATTGCTGATCCGGTGATCCTGGATGATATTTTTACTCTTTCCGAGTCGGCATCCGGAAGGGATCCAAATGCCTGGAAAGACTTGATCAAGCGTAGTGCCATGATCAAGAATAAGTTCGTGAGTGAAGATGTAAATGAAAAGGGCATCCGGGCGTATCTGAATTTCGGGCACACCTTTGCCCATGTGATCGAACAGTGCGGCAGTTATGGAGATTATAGTCATGGTGAAGCGGTATTTGCCGGAATGTACGGAGCTGTTTTTGTGTCAAATAAACTGGGCTCTGAGATCGACCTGTCCAATTTAAACCGATTACGTCCGTTCTATGAACTGAGTCTGAAATCTCTGGACCGATCATCTGAAGATCTGACCAGGATGATGAGAACGGATAAAAAAGTTAAAGACGGCATCATCCGACTTATCCTGCTGGAACAAATCGGAAGCCCTTATATCAAAGAAATGGATAATGAAGACCTGATCACTGCATCGTGGGAATTTATAAGAAGTAGATTTTAAATGGCATACCTGAGGCTGCTTTACAGATCCTGGTCTACGTTCTGGACCTTTATCGGAGTATTCATAACTACCGTTGTGGTTGTGTTGCTTGCTGTTCTTTCTGCACTTCAGCTGGGTTTTGTGAAGAATCTGATGGCAGATAAAGTTGAAGAGGTCTTCAACCAGCAGTTTGAAGGGGTGTTAAGTATAGGAAAGGTAGATGGTTTTCTCCCATTCAGTATAGAATTACAGGACGTAGATATATATCCTGATTCCTCTTCCTTTGAATCAGTGGTATATGTTGAAAATGTATCAGCCGGGATCGACCTGCTTGCTCTGGTGAATAACCGGATCATTCTGAACGGTGTGAACCTTCAATCACCTGAGATCTACATAAGTACGATGGGTGATGCTTCTTCCATTCAGGCATTTCAACTTAGATCCACAGCGCTCACCGAACCTGATCCTCAGGATTCTTTATTGTCTTCGGATAAACCGATTCTGGACCTTTTGATCCCCTCCCTCATAGTGGAGAATGGGGTTATTAAGCTCCGCAATCGGTTTGATGCAGATCAGCTGGCTTACAGGGGAGACAGCCTCACTTTCCGCCTGAACTACCTAAATACCTATCTGGAATATTCTGAGAATCAAAGAATACTGGATATTGAATCTCTGGAGTTTTCAGTTCCTGAATTAGAACTGCAGAGAGCTGATATTTTGGGACAGATATACAACGATGAAGAAACGCTGGAGATGAACTCCTTTTCAGTCAGTTTGGCAAGGTCGAGGCTTGTATTCAATGCTGAAGCACGTGATGTTAATCTATTGAATGATAATATCGGGCAACAGCTCATGGAGGCCTATTATGAGCTTAATCTCAGAGAGGGAAACCTGAACTCAGAAAACCTGAACCGGATCTTTCCATTATTCCCGGCAGTTGATCGTAATATTTTCGCTTCCATAGAAGGAGAGGGCACGCTGGATTCTCTTTGGTTTGATAACCTGGAGTTTACACTGGGTGAAAGTTTTTTCCTTGCCAGCGGTGCATTGCTTGATATTGGACAACGGGATCGTATTGGCTACGATTTCAATATTGATGATGCCCGTTTTGAAACCGTTGACATCTCATCTTTCGGGTTACCATTGGATAGTTTGCAACTCGATGCTTTGTCTAAAGTGAATTTCCGGGGTTCCCTGAGAGGTAATCAGGATACTGCCAAAACAGATATCTGGCTTAGCAGCAACAGAGGCGAGGCACATATTGATGGAAAGATCCGTCTGGCGCCGATTAGGGATCTGGATCTAAACATCACAGCAGATT
This genomic window contains:
- a CDS encoding NFACT RNA binding domain-containing protein; this encodes MNFYEIIYLKRHLKNKLSCSYFLNAITPYKNLLEIFFEGEGESHRLIFSSSPSNTALFMDTYRPGKKSNALTFFDELKGKKVTDVRIPESDRWVYIDFEEDMTLYFRLFSNRSNVFLTQNSKIVEVFKEYDEPGSEAPDPQVLDLFSADPGSKSTKNKILTLDPMFPRQNIQDLIEVHELDSLNNAELVGFVKGCDEEMRNNPSYRLLANGNTTLFGQQRLPSETVKNFDSVNDLISWRYKNYSNAQRLRQKRSRIESALDRKIKRLKSSLGNLQNAEKGLDRAQQYEQWGHMLMANAHISTKGEDHIEVTDLYSGSDKVKIPIQADLDLAANAQRYYSKSKNTRQSYEEAKKRIPKLEKEKETYLELARELESQQNIWELNDWIKEHETDLEEILQTGNSSVKDEGSAFYQLSINGYQCWIGKNARSNDKLLQAGHKEDIWMHARGVPGSHLLIRMENDKGMPQKKVLLEAASYAAYQSKARGSKLAPVIITKKKYVRKPKGAPPGAVLIDKEEVEMVSPKKPEYE
- a CDS encoding HU family DNA-binding protein; this translates as MTKADIVDIISSSVGLTKVETEAVVNGFMETVIEAMKRGDTIELRGFGSFKVVKRAQRVARNPKTNEEVIVPEQFAPVLKISKDFKESVNESLMIEK
- a CDS encoding shikimate kinase, encoding MASGKSTYGKALAELLDWPFTDLDQYIEKEEGRSINEIFKQEGEEYFRTLERKAVLSLTPDLKNQVVALGGGALHNQHMVDHLKFNGLLICFETPMVEITKRVFDSSERPILYRDNGEKKTKEMLMDELKTLYSGRKKWYDQSQITINTANYKNNEDLIRDLIKKIQLHV
- the aroB gene encoding 3-dehydroquinate synthase; translated protein: MSDPITVSTGTRKEYPIYIGSNLGQSLYHFIQRFHPSKAFAVIDENVLDLHEAKIMDELGSYFEELLIYSVPAGEASKNFDQYQKLTDFILNNHAERSIPLFAIGGGVTGDLAGFAASTALRGIPLIHIPTTLLAMVDSSIGGKTGINHAAGKNLIGSFYQPEAVFSDLSYLETLENREWVNGMSEIIKYGFIADPVILDDIFTLSESASGRDPNAWKDLIKRSAMIKNKFVSEDVNEKGIRAYLNFGHTFAHVIEQCGSYGDYSHGEAVFAGMYGAVFVSNKLGSEIDLSNLNRLRPFYELSLKSLDRSSEDLTRMMRTDKKVKDGIIRLILLEQIGSPYIKEMDNEDLITASWEFIRSRF